Proteins encoded by one window of Blautia faecicola:
- a CDS encoding arsenate reductase family protein: MSSSGRRATNRPSRKARLSKGEFNSVAQANGGLENPQVIKTPVVRNGKQSTHGYQPDVWKAWKIDKTF, encoded by the coding sequence GTGTCGTCCAGTGGACGACGTGCTACGAACCGACCGAGCCGGAAGGCGAGACTGAGCAAGGGTGAATTCAATTCGGTTGCCCAGGCAAATGGTGGACTGGAAAACCCGCAGGTGATTAAGACACCGGTGGTCCGTAACGGAAAACAATCCACTCATGGATATCAGCCGGATGTCTGGAAAGCGTGGAAGATAGATAAAACATTCTAA